CCAGATGGTTGGTCCGTTGGTTTATGCGGTTTCTGAAGACCCGGTAGCTGCTGCAAAAGTACTGCACCAGTTCTCAAAAAAAGATGAAAAAATCGTATTGAAAGCAGGTTCATATAATGGTGACTTGCTGGACGTTGCTCAGGTAGCAGAGCTTGCTTCTATACCGAGCCGCGACGAATTGCTGGCCAAATTGCTGGGTATTATGCAAGCACCTGTTTCTGGCTTTGCCCGTGCACTGGCTGCTTTGGCCGAGAAAAAAGCCGGCGAAGAAGCTGCATAATTTTCATCCTCTATATATTTAAATTTACATTCTCAATTATTGGAGTTTAATAGCATGGCTATTACTAAAGAAGACATCCTGGAAGCAGTTGGTAACCTGACCGTAATGGAATTGAACGACCTGGTTAAAGCTTTTGAAGAAAAATTTGGTGTATCTGCAGCTGCTTTGGCTGTTGCTGGTGGCGGTGCTGCCGGTGGTGCTGCTGCCGCTGAAGAAAAAACTGAATTTGATGTAGTATTGACTTCTGCTGGTGCACAAAAAGTTGGCGTGATTAAAGTGGTTCGTGCCATCACTGGCTTGGGTCTGAAGGAAGCTAAAGACTTGGTAGATGGCGCACCTAAAACCCTTAAAGAAGGTGTATCTCAGGCTGAAGCTGACGATATCAAAAAACAACTGGAAGAAGCCGGCGCTTCTGTCGAAATTAAGTAATTTCAGTTGTGCTTTACAGGCTGGTAGCTTAGGCTACCAGCCTGCTTTCGCTTGTCTACCTAAAGTGAAATTTTATAAATATTTACATAAATAGCCATTATTTACTTAATTTTACCTTGTTAGTTTGGCTAATTGCCTGAGTATTTATAAAACCTTACTTGCCAAACCTCCCTACTGGAGACTGTTCATGTCCTACTCTTTTACTGAAAAAAAACGCATCCGTAAAAGCTTTGCCAAACGCGCCAATGTATTGGAAGTGCCGTTTTTATTGGCTACGCAGTTGGATTCTTATACACAGTTTTTGCAGATGGAAACGCCTTTTGACCAACGCGCCGACATGGGTCTTCAGGCGGCATTCCAGTCTATTTTTCCGATTATCAGTCATAACGGTTACGCACGTCTTGAATTCACGCATTATGTTTTAGGCGAGCCATTATTTGATATTCCTGAATGTCAATTACGCGGTATTACCTATGCTGCTCCATTACGAGCTCGTATCCGTCTAGTTATCTTGGACAAAGAGTCATCTAAACCGAATGTCGTAAAAGAAGTACGTGAAAATGAAGTTTACATGGGTGAAATACCATTGATGACACCGAGTGGTTCGTTCATCATCAATGGTACTGAGCGTGTGATTGTGTCACAGTTGCACCGTTCGCCTGGGGTATTCTTTGAGCACGATCGTGGTAAATCACATTCGTCTGGTAAGTTGCTGTTTTCAGCTCGAATTATTCCTTACCGTGGTTCATGGTTAGATTTTGAATTCGATCCAAAAGACCTGCTGTATTTCCGTATCGACCGTCGTCGCAAGATGCCGGTAACGATTTTGCTTAAAGCATTGGGTTTCACGCCAGAACAGATTCTAAACATGTTCTATGATCGTGAAAGCTACCATTTGTCTAAAGATGGCGTGCATACTAATCTGATTCCATCTCGTCTAAAAGGTGAAACTGCTAAATTTGATTTAGTCGACAAAGATGGCAAAGTGTTGGTGCAGAAAGGCAAACGCATCAATGCTAAAAATATTCGTGATATTGTTGCCGCTGATATTAAATGGTTAGAAGTTGAACCAGAAAGCCTGATAGGTAAGGTGCTGGCTACAGATGTCATCGTGCCGGATACTGGAGAAGTGCTAGCCAAAACCAACGATGAAATCACTGAAGAATTACTGGCTCAGTTTGATATTCAGGGAGTTAAAGAAATTTCTACTCTCTATATCAATGATCTGGATCAGGGTGGCTATGTATCCAATACTCTGCGCACCGATGAAACCGATGGGCAGCAGGCTGCACGCATTGCCATTTACCGCATGATGCGGCCTGGTGAGCCACCAACCGAAGATGCCGTTGAAGCATTATTTAATCGTTTGTTCTTCAACGAAGACAGTTATGACCTATCTCGTGTCGGCCGGATGAAATTCAATACTCGTACTTATCAGCAGAAACTGCTGGAAGCACAACAAGAATCTTGGTATGGCCGTCTGATGACACAGACTTTTGCTGACGCCGATAAAGAAGGCAATCATGTGCTGACTATTCCGGATATCGTGTCAGTCATTGCTACGTTGGTTGAACTGCGCAATGGTCATGGTGAAGTCGATGATATCGATCATCTGGGTAATCGTCGTGTGCGCTCCGTTGGCGAGCTGGCCGAAAATCAGTTTCGCAGTGGTCTGTCACGTGTAGAACGAGCTGTAAAAGAGCGTTTGAATCAGGCTGAATCCGAAAATCTGATGCCGCACGATTTGATTAACGCTAAGCCTGTATCTGCTGCGATAAAAGAATTTTTTGGATCCAGCCAGTTATCCCAGTTTATGGATCAGACCAATCCACTTTCTGAAATTACGCATAAGCGTCGTGTTTCTGCGCTGGGTCCGGGTGGTCTGACGCGTGAACGTGCCGGCTTTGAAGTACGTGACGTACATCCGACTCATTATGGTCGCGTGTGTCCGATTGAAACACCGGAAGGGCCGAACATTGGCTTGATTAACTCTCTGGCTGTCTATGCGCGTACCAATAAATATGGCTTCTTGGAAACCCCTTACCGTCGTGTTGTGGATGGTAAAGTAACCAATGATATTGACTACCTGTCTGCTATCGAAGAAGGTCGTTTTGTTATTGCTCAGGCCAATGCTGATTTGGATAATGAAGGACGCATTATTGGTGATCTGGTTACCTGTCGTGAAAAAGGTGAAACCATTATGGCTACCCCTGACCGCGTGCAATATATGGACGTGGCAACAGGGCAGGTAGTTTCCGTGGCAGCTTCATTGATTCCATTCTTGGAGCACGATGACGCGAACCGTGCCTTGATGGGTGCCAACATGCAACGTCAGGCTGTTCCTTGTCTGCGTGCAGAAAAACCACTAGTAGGTACCGGTATTGAGCGTTCTGTTGCGA
This portion of the Snodgrassella alvi genome encodes:
- the rplL gene encoding 50S ribosomal protein L7/L12, whose protein sequence is MAITKEDILEAVGNLTVMELNDLVKAFEEKFGVSAAALAVAGGGAAGGAAAAEEKTEFDVVLTSAGAQKVGVIKVVRAITGLGLKEAKDLVDGAPKTLKEGVSQAEADDIKKQLEEAGASVEIK
- the rplJ gene encoding 50S ribosomal protein L10, with product MSLNIETKQAAVAEIVAAIANAQTMVIAEYRGISVASMTELRANARKAGVYLHVLKNTLARRAVEGTSFAGLADQMVGPLVYAVSEDPVAAAKVLHQFSKKDEKIVLKAGSYNGDLLDVAQVAELASIPSRDELLAKLLGIMQAPVSGFARALAALAEKKAGEEAA
- the rpoB gene encoding DNA-directed RNA polymerase subunit beta, which produces MSYSFTEKKRIRKSFAKRANVLEVPFLLATQLDSYTQFLQMETPFDQRADMGLQAAFQSIFPIISHNGYARLEFTHYVLGEPLFDIPECQLRGITYAAPLRARIRLVILDKESSKPNVVKEVRENEVYMGEIPLMTPSGSFIINGTERVIVSQLHRSPGVFFEHDRGKSHSSGKLLFSARIIPYRGSWLDFEFDPKDLLYFRIDRRRKMPVTILLKALGFTPEQILNMFYDRESYHLSKDGVHTNLIPSRLKGETAKFDLVDKDGKVLVQKGKRINAKNIRDIVAADIKWLEVEPESLIGKVLATDVIVPDTGEVLAKTNDEITEELLAQFDIQGVKEISTLYINDLDQGGYVSNTLRTDETDGQQAARIAIYRMMRPGEPPTEDAVEALFNRLFFNEDSYDLSRVGRMKFNTRTYQQKLLEAQQESWYGRLMTQTFADADKEGNHVLTIPDIVSVIATLVELRNGHGEVDDIDHLGNRRVRSVGELAENQFRSGLSRVERAVKERLNQAESENLMPHDLINAKPVSAAIKEFFGSSQLSQFMDQTNPLSEITHKRRVSALGPGGLTRERAGFEVRDVHPTHYGRVCPIETPEGPNIGLINSLAVYARTNKYGFLETPYRRVVDGKVTNDIDYLSAIEEGRFVIAQANADLDNEGRIIGDLVTCREKGETIMATPDRVQYMDVATGQVVSVAASLIPFLEHDDANRALMGANMQRQAVPCLRAEKPLVGTGIERSVAIDSATAIAASRGGVVEYVDANRVVVRVNDDEATAGEVGVDIYNLVKFTRSNQSTNINQRPAVQKGDVIARGDVIADGASTDLGELALGQNMTIAFMPWNGYNYEDSILISERVVAGDRYTSIHIEELNVVSRDTKLGAEEITRDIPNLSERMQNRLDESGIVYIGAEVEAGDVLVGKVTPKGETQLTPEEKLLRAIFGEKASDVKDTSLRMPTGMSGTVIDVQVFTREGIERDKRAKAIIDAELKRYRQNLTDQLRIFNDDAFDRIERLILGQKVNGGPLKLAKGSEVTKDYLASLPSRHDWFDIRLSDESIAKQVELIKESLQAKHEESDAQYEIKKKKLTQGDELQPGVQKMVKVFIAIKRRLKAGDKMAGRHGNKGVVSRILPVEDMPYMADGRSVDIVLNPLGVPSRMNIGQILEVHLGWAAKGIGERIDRMLTEKRAADEVRAFLEKVYNSSGKKEDLSQFNDEEIINLAQHLRKGMTVATPVFDGAEESEIKNMLALAYPEDDPEIQKLGFNDTRTQMTLYDGRTGEAFDRKVTVGVMHYLKLHHLVDEKMHARSTGPYSLVTQQPLGGKAQFGGQRFGEMEVWALEAYGAAYTLQEMLTVKSDDVNGRTKMYENIVKGEYKIDAGMPESFNVLLKEIRSLGLDMDLERY